The Chloroflexaceae bacterium genome contains a region encoding:
- a CDS encoding aspartate ammonia-lyase → MTESFRIEKDSLGEMQVPANALYGAQTQRAVLNFPVSGMKPYPAFVWAQAVIKRAAAEVNRDLGLLEARLADAIIEAADEVLAGKHADQFVVDPFQAGAGTSHNMNLNEVIANRANQILGFALDDPNKPVSPNDHVNMAQSTNDTIPTAIRLGCLWRLNELLAAIDGLADALEAKAREFDDVVKSGRTHLQDAVPVRLGQEFGAYALAVRNDRERIATAADRLRRLGIGGTATGTGLNAHPEYHQRMIEKLSALTGQNLRSSGNLFESMQSMADPADFSAALRTLAITLTRIANDFRLLSSGPATGLDEIRLPAVQPGSSIMPGKVNPVLAEMLNMACFHVQGNDLAVSLAAQAGQLELNVMMPIIAHNLFEMMHVLIGAINAFTTKCVVGVTANREKAEGWLAKNAILVTALNPVIGYLNGAAVAKEAMATGKTIKEVVVEKGLLTPEEVDRLIDARKMTEGGIQGIAAAG, encoded by the coding sequence ATGACTGAGAGCTTCCGGATCGAGAAAGACTCACTCGGCGAGATGCAGGTGCCGGCCAACGCCCTCTACGGCGCGCAGACGCAGCGCGCTGTGCTGAACTTCCCCGTCTCGGGCATGAAGCCCTACCCGGCGTTTGTGTGGGCGCAGGCGGTGATCAAGCGGGCCGCGGCTGAAGTGAACCGCGACCTGGGTCTGCTCGAGGCGCGCCTGGCCGACGCCATCATCGAGGCTGCCGATGAGGTGCTCGCGGGCAAGCATGCCGATCAGTTCGTGGTCGATCCCTTCCAGGCCGGCGCGGGCACCTCGCACAACATGAACCTGAACGAGGTGATCGCCAATCGCGCCAACCAGATCCTCGGCTTCGCCCTCGACGACCCGAACAAGCCGGTCAGCCCGAATGATCACGTCAACATGGCCCAGTCCACCAACGACACCATTCCCACTGCCATCCGGCTGGGGTGTCTCTGGCGGCTCAATGAACTGCTGGCAGCGATTGACGGCCTGGCCGACGCCCTGGAGGCCAAGGCCCGCGAGTTTGACGACGTGGTGAAGTCGGGGCGCACGCACCTGCAAGACGCAGTGCCGGTGCGCCTGGGGCAGGAGTTCGGGGCCTACGCCCTGGCCGTGCGCAATGACCGCGAGCGCATCGCCACTGCGGCCGACCGTTTGCGGCGGCTGGGGATCGGCGGTACGGCCACCGGTACGGGCCTCAACGCCCATCCTGAGTACCACCAGCGCATGATTGAGAAGCTCAGCGCCCTGACCGGCCAGAACCTGCGGAGTTCGGGCAATCTGTTTGAGAGTATGCAGAGCATGGCCGACCCGGCGGACTTCTCGGCGGCGCTGCGCACCCTGGCCATCACCCTGACGCGGATCGCCAATGACTTCCGCCTGCTCTCCTCCGGTCCCGCGACAGGTCTGGACGAGATCCGCCTGCCGGCAGTGCAACCCGGGTCGAGCATTATGCCCGGCAAGGTCAACCCGGTGCTGGCCGAGATGCTGAACATGGCCTGTTTCCACGTGCAGGGCAACGACCTGGCGGTGAGCCTGGCGGCGCAGGCGGGGCAACTCGAGCTGAACGTGATGATGCCCATCATCGCCCACAACCTCTTCGAGATGATGCACGTGCTGATCGGGGCCATCAATGCCTTTACAACCAAGTGCGTGGTAGGCGTGACGGCCAATCGCGAGAAGGCCGAGGGCTGGCTGGCCAAGAATGCCATTCTGGTGACGGCGCTCAATCCGGTGATCGGCTACCTGAACGGCGCGGCAGTGGCCAAAGAGGCCATGGCCACGGGCAAGACAATCAAAGAGGTGGTCGTCGAGAAAGGCCTGCTCACCCCCGAGGAGGTGGACCGGCTGATTGACGCGCGCAAGATGACCGAGGGCGGCATTCAGGGGATCGCCGCCGCAGGGTAG
- a CDS encoding radical SAM protein gives MGTLPSAWAEVDAEGRLVIPPELAAHLGLEPGAQVRLEVGANDLRLHRPVTHLNKVYIEPTNVCNIACRTCMRNSWEVNEGRMSEATFGRILEGLEALTPPPAVFFGGIGEPLAHPRIVEMVARVKGLGAFAELITNGTLLDERRARGLIAAGLDVLWVSIDGATPESYADVRLGAELPRVLENMARFRQLRPAGHHAKPEMGINFVAMRRNIADLPTVIATGRRLGATRFMVSNVLPYTPELCDEVLYNRTLRDIAYLPSAWLPRLSFPKMDLNDATEEAFLRALRSGANVTFAGNNLGGANDVCTFIEHGSMTIGWDGNVSPCPPLLYDHISYLHRRRRVSHRHIIGNLAERDLLDLWNDPGYVAYRQRVQNFAFAPCTACGGCDLSEANLEDCLGNEFPVCGGCLWAQAVIQCP, from the coding sequence ATGGGAACCCTTCCGAGCGCGTGGGCCGAAGTAGACGCCGAAGGCCGGCTGGTGATCCCGCCGGAGCTGGCTGCGCATCTGGGTCTGGAACCCGGCGCCCAGGTGCGCCTGGAGGTCGGCGCGAACGACCTGCGCCTCCATCGCCCGGTCACGCACCTCAACAAAGTGTACATCGAGCCGACGAACGTCTGTAACATTGCCTGCCGCACCTGCATGCGCAATAGCTGGGAGGTGAACGAAGGGCGCATGAGCGAGGCGACCTTCGGACGGATTCTGGAAGGGCTGGAGGCCCTGACGCCGCCACCAGCGGTCTTCTTCGGCGGTATTGGCGAGCCGCTGGCCCACCCGCGGATTGTCGAGATGGTGGCGCGGGTCAAGGGGCTGGGGGCTTTCGCCGAACTGATCACCAACGGCACCCTGCTCGACGAGCGGCGGGCCCGCGGGTTGATCGCCGCGGGCCTCGATGTGCTGTGGGTTTCGATTGACGGGGCCACGCCCGAAAGCTACGCCGACGTGCGCCTCGGCGCGGAGTTGCCCAGGGTGCTGGAGAATATGGCCCGCTTCCGCCAGTTGCGCCCGGCCGGGCACCACGCGAAGCCGGAGATGGGCATCAACTTTGTGGCTATGCGGCGCAACATCGCCGACCTGCCCACGGTGATCGCCACGGGACGGCGGCTGGGAGCGACGCGCTTTATGGTCAGCAATGTGCTGCCCTACACGCCCGAACTGTGCGACGAGGTGCTCTACAACCGCACGTTGCGGGACATCGCCTATCTGCCCTCGGCGTGGCTGCCGCGGCTGAGCTTCCCCAAGATGGATCTGAACGATGCTACTGAGGAAGCCTTCCTGCGCGCTCTGCGCAGCGGCGCCAACGTCACCTTTGCCGGCAACAACCTGGGCGGGGCCAACGATGTGTGCACCTTCATCGAGCACGGCTCGATGACTATCGGTTGGGACGGCAACGTCAGCCCGTGCCCGCCGCTGCTCTACGACCACATCAGCTACCTGCACCGGCGCCGGCGCGTGTCGCACCGGCACATCATCGGCAACCTGGCTGAGCGCGATCTGCTCGATCTGTGGAACGATCCGGGCTACGTGGCCTATCGCCAGCGGGTGCAGAACTTCGCCTTCGCGCCCTGCACCGCCTGCGGCGGCTGCGATCTGTCGGAGGCGAACCTGGAGGACTGTCTGGGCAACGAGTTTCCGGTGTGCGGGGGCTGCCTGTGGGCCCAGGCGGTTATTCAGTGCCCGTGA
- a CDS encoding substrate-binding domain-containing protein, whose protein sequence is MPFLYRAIGLGFLACCLLALALKLLVPLPAPLGYAPLDLGLGPRITPVEVVIWYGTEKEAWLEEAARRFQARGETIGVRPITVRLIGMGSREIAERAARQDWSVAPRPVVVSPASSLWTDTLASEWAARNRASIIAGEATPLALTPLVAVAWEQRARLLWPDSAANFWNDLHDAIANEGGWSAVAEARGFGPDTREGQQAQRWGPVKLGHTSPLTSNSGTQTLVLMAYAFHNKTAGLTVADVENPNFLTWLEEMEVGVYDLGSSTGTLMQQMVQLGPSSYDIVIVYENLAIEYMAAGEQRWNQPLRVYYPPATIFSDHPYAILDDPLTTSEEREAARRFRDFLLQRPQQELALQYGFRPIDPDVVPGGNDAANPFARYASRGISLDIAAQVESPSADVLAALLNAWDRRIRPLAPAARP, encoded by the coding sequence ATGCCCTTTCTCTATCGCGCCATCGGGCTGGGTTTCCTCGCCTGCTGCCTCCTTGCCCTGGCGCTCAAATTGCTGGTGCCATTGCCCGCGCCGCTTGGCTACGCCCCGCTTGATCTGGGCCTCGGCCCGCGGATCACGCCGGTCGAGGTGGTGATCTGGTATGGCACCGAGAAGGAAGCCTGGCTGGAAGAGGCTGCGCGCCGCTTCCAGGCCCGCGGCGAAACTATCGGTGTCCGCCCCATTACCGTTCGTCTGATAGGCATGGGTTCGCGCGAGATCGCCGAGCGAGCGGCTCGCCAGGACTGGAGCGTCGCCCCCCGCCCGGTGGTGGTCAGCCCTGCCAGCAGCCTCTGGACCGATACCCTCGCCAGCGAGTGGGCCGCCCGTAACCGCGCGAGCATCATCGCCGGCGAGGCCACGCCCCTGGCCCTGACCCCGCTGGTCGCCGTGGCCTGGGAGCAGCGCGCCCGCCTGCTCTGGCCTGACAGCGCCGCCAATTTCTGGAACGACCTCCATGATGCCATCGCCAACGAGGGAGGCTGGAGCGCCGTGGCCGAGGCCCGCGGCTTTGGCCCCGACACTCGCGAAGGGCAACAGGCGCAACGCTGGGGTCCGGTGAAGCTTGGCCATACCTCGCCGCTCACCTCGAACAGCGGCACGCAGACCCTCGTGCTTATGGCCTATGCCTTCCACAACAAAACCGCCGGCCTGACCGTCGCCGATGTTGAGAATCCGAACTTCCTGACCTGGCTTGAGGAGATGGAGGTCGGCGTCTACGATCTCGGCTCGAGCACCGGTACGCTCATGCAGCAAATGGTGCAGCTCGGCCCGAGCAGCTACGACATCGTGATTGTCTACGAGAACCTGGCCATTGAATACATGGCCGCCGGCGAGCAACGCTGGAACCAGCCCCTGCGCGTCTATTACCCTCCGGCAACCATCTTCAGCGACCATCCCTATGCGATTCTCGATGACCCGCTGACGACCAGCGAAGAGCGTGAAGCCGCCCGGCGCTTCCGCGACTTCCTCCTCCAGCGCCCGCAGCAGGAACTGGCCCTCCAGTACGGCTTTCGCCCCATTGATCCGGATGTCGTCCCCGGCGGCAACGACGCTGCCAACCCGTTCGCGCGCTACGCCAGCCGCGGCATCAGCCTGGACATCGCCGCCCAGGTCGAGTCGCCCTCGGCCGACGTGCTGGCGGCTCTGCTCAATGCCTGGGACCGGCGCATCCGCCCCCTGGCGCCTGCCGCGAGACCTTGA